A single Vulpes vulpes isolate BD-2025 chromosome 16, VulVul3, whole genome shotgun sequence DNA region contains:
- the CENPM gene encoding centromere protein M isoform X3 codes for MLKEDCASELKIHLARSLPLPSDVNRPRIDLIMFVVNLHSKYSLQNVEESLRHVDATFFLGKVGFLAMGAGQESHCSIHRNTVTKLANTYRSPVFFCDLEALTWRLLCCACWHQARGQSCSPYPTRPHRRLWAPAFQSPDEGTLCWHTPHPHEGLCPLFHAWDCLSQLPGKEPSGPLPPGRWLEVALLHIPAQRPLDPPSPALLAKLCFLWRRGHRLTRPGGCLEVLEAGAVGSCSVRHALDRGMAVTGSGAQSWPHSSASARLWQPVRLL; via the exons ATGCTCAAGGAGGACTGCGCCTCGGAGCTGAAGAT CCACCTGGCAAgatccctccctctgccctccgaTGTGAATCGGCCTCGAATTGACCTGATCATGTTTGTGGTCAACCTTCACAGCAAATACAG CCTCCAGAACGTAGAGGAGTCCCTGCGCCACGTGGACGCCACCTTCTTCCTGGGGAAGGTGGGCTTCCTCGCCATGGGTG CTGGGCAGGAGAGCCACTGTAGCATCCATCGGAACACTGTCACGAAGCTGGCCAACACCTACAGAAGCCCTGTATTCTTCTGTGACCTAGAG GCACTGACATGGCGCCTCCTTTGCTGCGCTTGCTGGCACCAGGCCCGGGGACAGAGTTGCTCACCCTACCCGACCCGACCCCACCGGCGCCTCTGGGCCCCTGCCTTCCAAAGCCCTGATGAGGGAACTCTATGTTGGCACACCCCCCATCCCCATGAGGGCCTCTGCCCTCTTTTCCATGCCTGGGACTGTCTTTCTCAGCTCCCAGGTAAGGAGCCTTCAGGGCCTCTGCCTCCTGGGCGGTGGTTGGAAGTAGCTCTGCTTCACATCCCAGCTCAGCGGCCACTAGACCCTCCTTCGCCAGCCCTGcttgctaagctttgtttcctctgGAGGAGGGGTCATCGTCTGACGCGTCCTGGAGGGTGTCTGGAGGTTCTGGAAGCTGGAGCAGTTGGAAGCTGCTCGGTGAGGCATGCTCTGGACAGGGGCATGGCCGTGACGGGCAGTGGTGCCCAAAGCTGGCCCCACAGCTCAGCTTCCGCTCGCCTCTGGCAGCCTGTGCGGCTACTCTGA
- the CENPM gene encoding centromere protein M isoform X2: MSVLRPLDKQPGLNTATILLVGTEDALLQQLADAMLKEDCASELKILQNVEESLRHVDATFFLGKVGFLAMGAGQESHCSIHRNTVTKLANTYRSPVFFCDLEALTWRLLCCACWHQARGQSCSPYPTRPHRRLWAPAFQSPDEGTLCWHTPHPHEGLCPLFHAWDCLSQLPGKEPSGPLPPGRWLEVALLHIPAQRPLDPPSPALLAKLCFLWRRGHRLTRPGGCLEVLEAGAVGSCSVRHALDRGMAVTGSGAQSWPHSSASARLWQPVRLL; the protein is encoded by the exons ATGTCGGTGTTGCGGCCGCTGGACAAGCAGCCTGGCCTGAACACGGCCACCATCCTG CTGGTGGGCACGGAAGATGCACTTCTGCAGCAGCTGGCCGACGCGATGCTCAAGGAGGACTGCGCCTCGGAGCTGAAGAT CCTCCAGAACGTAGAGGAGTCCCTGCGCCACGTGGACGCCACCTTCTTCCTGGGGAAGGTGGGCTTCCTCGCCATGGGTG CTGGGCAGGAGAGCCACTGTAGCATCCATCGGAACACTGTCACGAAGCTGGCCAACACCTACAGAAGCCCTGTATTCTTCTGTGACCTAGAG GCACTGACATGGCGCCTCCTTTGCTGCGCTTGCTGGCACCAGGCCCGGGGACAGAGTTGCTCACCCTACCCGACCCGACCCCACCGGCGCCTCTGGGCCCCTGCCTTCCAAAGCCCTGATGAGGGAACTCTATGTTGGCACACCCCCCATCCCCATGAGGGCCTCTGCCCTCTTTTCCATGCCTGGGACTGTCTTTCTCAGCTCCCAGGTAAGGAGCCTTCAGGGCCTCTGCCTCCTGGGCGGTGGTTGGAAGTAGCTCTGCTTCACATCCCAGCTCAGCGGCCACTAGACCCTCCTTCGCCAGCCCTGcttgctaagctttgtttcctctgGAGGAGGGGTCATCGTCTGACGCGTCCTGGAGGGTGTCTGGAGGTTCTGGAAGCTGGAGCAGTTGGAAGCTGCTCGGTGAGGCATGCTCTGGACAGGGGCATGGCCGTGACGGGCAGTGGTGCCCAAAGCTGGCCCCACAGCTCAGCTTCCGCTCGCCTCTGGCAGCCTGTGCGGCTACTCTGA
- the CENPM gene encoding centromere protein M isoform X5: protein MSVLRPLDKQPGLNTATILLVGTEDALLQQLADAMLKEDCASELKIHLARSLPLPSDVNRPRIDLIMFVVNLHSKYSLQNVEESLRHVDATFFLGKVGFLAMGAGQESHCSIHRNTVTKLANTYRSPVFFCDLEESQVTRFFRGQAPAHTTDANRTRLSPWPVPDTCPPGP, encoded by the exons ATGTCGGTGTTGCGGCCGCTGGACAAGCAGCCTGGCCTGAACACGGCCACCATCCTG CTGGTGGGCACGGAAGATGCACTTCTGCAGCAGCTGGCCGACGCGATGCTCAAGGAGGACTGCGCCTCGGAGCTGAAGAT CCACCTGGCAAgatccctccctctgccctccgaTGTGAATCGGCCTCGAATTGACCTGATCATGTTTGTGGTCAACCTTCACAGCAAATACAG CCTCCAGAACGTAGAGGAGTCCCTGCGCCACGTGGACGCCACCTTCTTCCTGGGGAAGGTGGGCTTCCTCGCCATGGGTG CTGGGCAGGAGAGCCACTGTAGCATCCATCGGAACACTGTCACGAAGCTGGCCAACACCTACAGAAGCCCTGTATTCTTCTGTGACCTAGAG GAGTCGCAAGTGACAAGGTTTTTCCGGGGTCAGGCACCTGCACACACCACCGACGCTAATCGCACACGCCTTTCGCCATGGCCTGTCCCTGACACGTGCCCTCCTGGGCCCTAG
- the CENPM gene encoding centromere protein M isoform X7: MSVLRPLDKQPGLNTATILLVGTEDALLQQLADAMLKEDCASELKIHLARSLPLPSDVNRPRIDLIMFVVNLHSKYSLQNVEESLRHVDATFFLGKVGFLAMGEGRLSSHCGAAPGTHAADLRWPRARRLSPEPAVPVEEL, translated from the exons ATGTCGGTGTTGCGGCCGCTGGACAAGCAGCCTGGCCTGAACACGGCCACCATCCTG CTGGTGGGCACGGAAGATGCACTTCTGCAGCAGCTGGCCGACGCGATGCTCAAGGAGGACTGCGCCTCGGAGCTGAAGAT CCACCTGGCAAgatccctccctctgccctccgaTGTGAATCGGCCTCGAATTGACCTGATCATGTTTGTGGTCAACCTTCACAGCAAATACAG CCTCCAGAACGTAGAGGAGTCCCTGCGCCACGTGGACGCCACCTTCTTCCTGGGGAAGGTGGGCTTCCTCGCCATGGGTG AGGGAAGGCTTTCGAGCCACTGTGGCGCAGCGCCTGGTACGCATGCTGCAGATCTGCGCTGGCCACGTGCCCGGCGTCTCAGCCCTGAACCTGCTGTCCCTGTTGAGGAACTCTGA
- the SMIM45 gene encoding small integral membrane protein 45 encodes MPHFLDWFVPVYLVISVLILVGFGACIYYFEPGLQEAHKWRMQRPLVDRDLRKTLMVRDNLAFGGPEV; translated from the coding sequence ATGCCGCACTTCCTGGACTGGTTCGTGCCGGTGTACCTGGTCATCTCCGTGCTCATCCTCGTGGGCTTCGGCGCCTGCATCTACTACTTCGAGCCTGGCCTGCAAGAGGCGCACAAGTGGCGCATGCAGCGCCCCCTGGTGGACCGTGACCTCCGCAAGACCTTGATGGTCCGCGACAACTTGGCCTTCGGAGGGCCCGAGGTCTGA
- the CENPM gene encoding centromere protein M isoform X4 codes for MSVLRPLDKQPGLNTATILLVGTEDALLQQLADAMLKEDCASELKIHLARSLPLPSDVNRPRIDLIMFVVNLHSKYSLQNVEESLRHVDATFFLGKVGFLAMGAGQESHCSIHRNTVTKLANTYRSPVFFCDLEREGFRATVAQRLVRMLQICAGHVPGVSALNLLSLLRNSENPAPEDL; via the exons ATGTCGGTGTTGCGGCCGCTGGACAAGCAGCCTGGCCTGAACACGGCCACCATCCTG CTGGTGGGCACGGAAGATGCACTTCTGCAGCAGCTGGCCGACGCGATGCTCAAGGAGGACTGCGCCTCGGAGCTGAAGAT CCACCTGGCAAgatccctccctctgccctccgaTGTGAATCGGCCTCGAATTGACCTGATCATGTTTGTGGTCAACCTTCACAGCAAATACAG CCTCCAGAACGTAGAGGAGTCCCTGCGCCACGTGGACGCCACCTTCTTCCTGGGGAAGGTGGGCTTCCTCGCCATGGGTG CTGGGCAGGAGAGCCACTGTAGCATCCATCGGAACACTGTCACGAAGCTGGCCAACACCTACAGAAGCCCTGTATTCTTCTGTGACCTAGAG AGGGAAGGCTTTCGAGCCACTGTGGCGCAGCGCCTGGTACGCATGCTGCAGATCTGCGCTGGCCACGTGCCCGGCGTCTCAGCCCTGAACCTGCTGTCCCTGTTGAGGAACTCTGAGAACCCCGCCCCGGAGGACCTGTGA
- the TNFRSF13C gene encoding tumor necrosis factor receptor superfamily member 13C isoform X1: protein MEEPQVEREGVGCGALRVVPPQQAGGWGGAQWVAAPPGFLLWEPKPGSVPRERALGTAGSMGSDRRGARGPRGRSPRGRDGPAPTRCVQAECFDPLVRNCVACKLLRTPEPRPASPPSAPPPPRPPLPSAPCAPSPSAPPAAGPSSLAPGTALQPQESVGPGAAVEAEAALPLPALLFGAPALLGLALALVLLGLLGWRWRRRLRAAAPPGAPDPRPHPHPHPRETLDNVIIVPPGPLDATAPVWPPAGEDPANTPPAHSVPVPATELGSTELVTTKTAGPEQQ from the exons ATGGAGGAACCACAGGTAGAAAGAGAAGGTGTGGGGTGCGGGGCCTTGCGAGTGGTCCCACCCCAGCAGGCAGGAGGGTGGGGCGGGGCCCAGTGGGTGGCGGCCCCTCCCGGTTTCCTCCTCTGGGAGCCGAAGCCAGGCTCAGTCCCCCGCGAGCGAGCGCTGGGCACGGCAGGCAGCATGGGCAGCGACAGGAGAGGcgcgcggggcccgcggggcAGGAGCCCGCGGGGCAGGGACGGGCCGGCCCCCACGCGCTGCGTCCAGGCCGAGTGCTTTGACCCTCTGGTCCGAAACTGCGTGGCCTGCAAGCTGCTCCGGACGCCAGAACCCAGACCGG cctcgcctccctccgcccctccccctccccgtccgcccctcccctccgccccctgcgccccctccccgtCCGCCCCGCCAGCAGCCGGGCCCAGCAGCCTGGCGCCCGGGACGGCGCTGCAGCCGCAGGAGTCGGTGGGCCCGGGGGCCGCCGTGGAGGCCGAGGCCGCGCTGCCGCTGCCCGCGCTGCTCTTCGGCGCCCCCGCGCTGCTGGGCCTGGCGCTGGCCCTcgtgctgctggggctgctgggctggaggtggcggcggcggctgcgcgCGGCGGCTCCCCCGGGGGCCCCGGACCcgcgcccgcacccgcacccgcacccgcgcG AGACCCTGGACAATGTCATCATCGTCCCCCCGGGACCCCTTGATGCGACAGCTCCCGTGTGGCCTCCGGCTGGAGAAGACCCAGCCAacaccccgcctgcccacagcgTCCCTGTGCCAGCCACAGAGCTGGGCTCCACCGAGCTGGTGACCACCAAGACAGCTGGGCCTGAGCAACAGTAG
- the TNFRSF13C gene encoding tumor necrosis factor receptor superfamily member 13C isoform X3 — protein sequence MEEPQVEREGVGCGALRVVPPQQAGGWGGAQWVAAPPGFLLWEPKPGSVPRERALGTAGSMGSDRRGARGPRGRSPRGRDGPAPTRCVQAECFDPLVRNCVACKLLRTPEPRPAGPSSLAPGTALQPQESVGPGAAVEAEAALPLPALLFGAPALLGLALALVLLGLLGWRWRRRLRAAAPPGAPDPRPHPHPHPRETLDNVIIVPPGPLDATAPVWPPAGEDPANTPPAHSVPVPATELGSTELVTTKTAGPEQQ from the exons ATGGAGGAACCACAGGTAGAAAGAGAAGGTGTGGGGTGCGGGGCCTTGCGAGTGGTCCCACCCCAGCAGGCAGGAGGGTGGGGCGGGGCCCAGTGGGTGGCGGCCCCTCCCGGTTTCCTCCTCTGGGAGCCGAAGCCAGGCTCAGTCCCCCGCGAGCGAGCGCTGGGCACGGCAGGCAGCATGGGCAGCGACAGGAGAGGcgcgcggggcccgcggggcAGGAGCCCGCGGGGCAGGGACGGGCCGGCCCCCACGCGCTGCGTCCAGGCCGAGTGCTTTGACCCTCTGGTCCGAAACTGCGTGGCCTGCAAGCTGCTCCGGACGCCAGAACCCAGACCGG CCGGGCCCAGCAGCCTGGCGCCCGGGACGGCGCTGCAGCCGCAGGAGTCGGTGGGCCCGGGGGCCGCCGTGGAGGCCGAGGCCGCGCTGCCGCTGCCCGCGCTGCTCTTCGGCGCCCCCGCGCTGCTGGGCCTGGCGCTGGCCCTcgtgctgctggggctgctgggctggaggtggcggcggcggctgcgcgCGGCGGCTCCCCCGGGGGCCCCGGACCcgcgcccgcacccgcacccgcacccgcgcG AGACCCTGGACAATGTCATCATCGTCCCCCCGGGACCCCTTGATGCGACAGCTCCCGTGTGGCCTCCGGCTGGAGAAGACCCAGCCAacaccccgcctgcccacagcgTCCCTGTGCCAGCCACAGAGCTGGGCTCCACCGAGCTGGTGACCACCAAGACAGCTGGGCCTGAGCAACAGTAG
- the CENPM gene encoding centromere protein M isoform X6, translating into MSVLRPLDKQPGLNTATILLVGTEDALLQQLADAMLKEDCASELKILQNVEESLRHVDATFFLGKVGFLAMGAGQESHCSIHRNTVTKLANTYRSPVFFCDLEREGFRATVAQRLVRMLQICAGHVPGVSALNLLSLLRNSENPAPEDL; encoded by the exons ATGTCGGTGTTGCGGCCGCTGGACAAGCAGCCTGGCCTGAACACGGCCACCATCCTG CTGGTGGGCACGGAAGATGCACTTCTGCAGCAGCTGGCCGACGCGATGCTCAAGGAGGACTGCGCCTCGGAGCTGAAGAT CCTCCAGAACGTAGAGGAGTCCCTGCGCCACGTGGACGCCACCTTCTTCCTGGGGAAGGTGGGCTTCCTCGCCATGGGTG CTGGGCAGGAGAGCCACTGTAGCATCCATCGGAACACTGTCACGAAGCTGGCCAACACCTACAGAAGCCCTGTATTCTTCTGTGACCTAGAG AGGGAAGGCTTTCGAGCCACTGTGGCGCAGCGCCTGGTACGCATGCTGCAGATCTGCGCTGGCCACGTGCCCGGCGTCTCAGCCCTGAACCTGCTGTCCCTGTTGAGGAACTCTGAGAACCCCGCCCCGGAGGACCTGTGA
- the CENPM gene encoding centromere protein M isoform X1, whose translation MSVLRPLDKQPGLNTATILLVGTEDALLQQLADAMLKEDCASELKIHLARSLPLPSDVNRPRIDLIMFVVNLHSKYSLQNVEESLRHVDATFFLGKVGFLAMGAGQESHCSIHRNTVTKLANTYRSPVFFCDLEALTWRLLCCACWHQARGQSCSPYPTRPHRRLWAPAFQSPDEGTLCWHTPHPHEGLCPLFHAWDCLSQLPGKEPSGPLPPGRWLEVALLHIPAQRPLDPPSPALLAKLCFLWRRGHRLTRPGGCLEVLEAGAVGSCSVRHALDRGMAVTGSGAQSWPHSSASARLWQPVRLL comes from the exons ATGTCGGTGTTGCGGCCGCTGGACAAGCAGCCTGGCCTGAACACGGCCACCATCCTG CTGGTGGGCACGGAAGATGCACTTCTGCAGCAGCTGGCCGACGCGATGCTCAAGGAGGACTGCGCCTCGGAGCTGAAGAT CCACCTGGCAAgatccctccctctgccctccgaTGTGAATCGGCCTCGAATTGACCTGATCATGTTTGTGGTCAACCTTCACAGCAAATACAG CCTCCAGAACGTAGAGGAGTCCCTGCGCCACGTGGACGCCACCTTCTTCCTGGGGAAGGTGGGCTTCCTCGCCATGGGTG CTGGGCAGGAGAGCCACTGTAGCATCCATCGGAACACTGTCACGAAGCTGGCCAACACCTACAGAAGCCCTGTATTCTTCTGTGACCTAGAG GCACTGACATGGCGCCTCCTTTGCTGCGCTTGCTGGCACCAGGCCCGGGGACAGAGTTGCTCACCCTACCCGACCCGACCCCACCGGCGCCTCTGGGCCCCTGCCTTCCAAAGCCCTGATGAGGGAACTCTATGTTGGCACACCCCCCATCCCCATGAGGGCCTCTGCCCTCTTTTCCATGCCTGGGACTGTCTTTCTCAGCTCCCAGGTAAGGAGCCTTCAGGGCCTCTGCCTCCTGGGCGGTGGTTGGAAGTAGCTCTGCTTCACATCCCAGCTCAGCGGCCACTAGACCCTCCTTCGCCAGCCCTGcttgctaagctttgtttcctctgGAGGAGGGGTCATCGTCTGACGCGTCCTGGAGGGTGTCTGGAGGTTCTGGAAGCTGGAGCAGTTGGAAGCTGCTCGGTGAGGCATGCTCTGGACAGGGGCATGGCCGTGACGGGCAGTGGTGCCCAAAGCTGGCCCCACAGCTCAGCTTCCGCTCGCCTCTGGCAGCCTGTGCGGCTACTCTGA
- the TNFRSF13C gene encoding tumor necrosis factor receptor superfamily member 13C isoform X2: MEEPQVEREGVGCGALRVVPPQQAGGWGGAQWVAAPPGFLLWEPKPGSVPRERALGTAGSMGSDRRGARGPRGRSPRGRDGPAPTRCVQAECFDPLVRNCVACKLLRTPEPRPAAGPSSLAPGTALQPQESVGPGAAVEAEAALPLPALLFGAPALLGLALALVLLGLLGWRWRRRLRAAAPPGAPDPRPHPHPHPRETLDNVIIVPPGPLDATAPVWPPAGEDPANTPPAHSVPVPATELGSTELVTTKTAGPEQQ; this comes from the exons ATGGAGGAACCACAGGTAGAAAGAGAAGGTGTGGGGTGCGGGGCCTTGCGAGTGGTCCCACCCCAGCAGGCAGGAGGGTGGGGCGGGGCCCAGTGGGTGGCGGCCCCTCCCGGTTTCCTCCTCTGGGAGCCGAAGCCAGGCTCAGTCCCCCGCGAGCGAGCGCTGGGCACGGCAGGCAGCATGGGCAGCGACAGGAGAGGcgcgcggggcccgcggggcAGGAGCCCGCGGGGCAGGGACGGGCCGGCCCCCACGCGCTGCGTCCAGGCCGAGTGCTTTGACCCTCTGGTCCGAAACTGCGTGGCCTGCAAGCTGCTCCGGACGCCAGAACCCAGACCGG CAGCCGGGCCCAGCAGCCTGGCGCCCGGGACGGCGCTGCAGCCGCAGGAGTCGGTGGGCCCGGGGGCCGCCGTGGAGGCCGAGGCCGCGCTGCCGCTGCCCGCGCTGCTCTTCGGCGCCCCCGCGCTGCTGGGCCTGGCGCTGGCCCTcgtgctgctggggctgctgggctggaggtggcggcggcggctgcgcgCGGCGGCTCCCCCGGGGGCCCCGGACCcgcgcccgcacccgcacccgcacccgcgcG AGACCCTGGACAATGTCATCATCGTCCCCCCGGGACCCCTTGATGCGACAGCTCCCGTGTGGCCTCCGGCTGGAGAAGACCCAGCCAacaccccgcctgcccacagcgTCCCTGTGCCAGCCACAGAGCTGGGCTCCACCGAGCTGGTGACCACCAAGACAGCTGGGCCTGAGCAACAGTAG